A region of Carassius auratus strain Wakin unplaced genomic scaffold, ASM336829v1 scaf_tig00004576, whole genome shotgun sequence DNA encodes the following proteins:
- the LOC113070572 gene encoding semaphorin-4G-like: MYSASQYEFRNIPDIRRNFPFPNLRTDDSPTRWLLESDFVGSALLRESINSSIGDDDKLYFFFTERNTEPTAYSSQTKVARVARVCKEENDYRIAPDVFPQPS; the protein is encoded by the exons ATGTACTCTGCCTCCCAGTATGAGTTTCGCAACATCCCTGATATACGACGCAACTTTCCCTTCCCCAACTTGCGGACAGATGATTCCCCAACACGATGGCTACTGG AGTCAGATTTTGTTGGCTCAGCGTTACTCAGAGAGAGCATCAACAGCTCCATTGGGGATGATGACAAACTCTACTTCTTCTTCACGGAGAGGAACACAGAACCGACAGCTTACTCCAGTCAGACCAAAGTGGCAAGGGTGGCCCGTGTGTGTAAG GAGGAAAATGATTATCGTATTGCCCCAGATGTCTTCCCTCAGCCTTCATGA